A window of the Virgibacillus pantothenticus genome harbors these coding sequences:
- a CDS encoding YezD family protein: MSKLDEVQWEYVRKSLDAIDFGSVVITVHDGRVTQIDTTEKKRFANINNNRSLQNSK; the protein is encoded by the coding sequence ATGAGTAAATTGGATGAAGTACAATGGGAGTACGTAAGAAAAAGCTTAGATGCAATTGATTTCGGATCTGTAGTCATTACTGTACACGATGGAAGGGTTACGCAAATTGACACAACGGAGAAAAAGCGGTTTGCGAATATAAATAACAATCGTTCATTGCAAAATTCTAAATAA
- a CDS encoding bifunctional homocysteine S-methyltransferase/methylenetetrahydrofolate reductase → MSLLQQLQDQILIADGAMGTMLYSYGIDQSFEQLNITHPDQVQQVHEAYIHAGATVIQTNTYGANYIKLARYGLEEQVKKINQKAVQIAKQARQKGVYVLGSIGGIHGVQALNETKEEIKRSFREQLYCLLLEGIDGLILETYYNLDELTMVLEIAREETEIPIIANVSMHVPGVLENGTPLAEALQQLESLGADLVGVNCRFGPSQIITSLQSVPLPKKAFLAAYPNASLPAYRDGVLYYKNEPAYFKQCAGQLREQGVRLLGGCCGTTPDHIKALAEGLKDTDPITEKVVEIPQRERVILKRKRKEKSLAELAKERHTIIVELDAPKHLDMTEYYQGIRALKKAGIDAVTLADNSLATPRICNVAVATIIKEQGIRPLVHLSCRDRNLIGLQSHLMGLDILGIHEILAITGDPTKIGSFPGATSVFDVNSFKLIELIKRGNKGMSFSGDSLREHTSFTVGAAFNPNVNHVEKSVARLERKIASGADYIMTQPVYSKEKIIALKQATSHIETPIFIGIMPLTSTKNAEFLHHEVPGIKLTDEVRSRMKAAKGNREQSTKESIAISKELLDTAFEHFHGIYLITPFMRYDMIVELVNYIHQKTNAMRAQASLSSY, encoded by the coding sequence ATGAGCTTATTACAACAGTTACAAGATCAAATTTTAATTGCAGATGGTGCCATGGGAACGATGTTATATTCGTATGGTATCGATCAAAGTTTTGAACAATTAAACATAACCCATCCAGATCAAGTTCAACAGGTACATGAAGCATATATTCATGCTGGAGCAACTGTCATTCAAACAAACACATATGGAGCAAACTATATTAAATTGGCACGATACGGCTTAGAAGAACAAGTTAAAAAGATTAACCAAAAAGCCGTACAAATTGCAAAGCAAGCCCGGCAAAAAGGAGTATATGTTTTAGGAAGTATTGGCGGTATTCATGGCGTTCAAGCATTAAATGAAACAAAAGAAGAAATTAAACGAAGCTTTCGAGAACAATTATATTGTTTACTTTTAGAAGGAATAGATGGGCTTATTTTAGAAACCTATTATAATCTGGATGAGTTAACAATGGTGTTAGAAATTGCTCGGGAGGAAACGGAAATCCCTATTATCGCAAATGTGTCGATGCATGTTCCGGGAGTTTTGGAAAATGGTACACCGTTAGCTGAAGCGTTACAGCAACTGGAATCTTTGGGTGCCGATCTTGTTGGTGTTAATTGCCGTTTTGGCCCATCACAAATAATTACATCCTTACAATCAGTTCCTTTACCAAAAAAGGCCTTTTTAGCTGCATATCCAAATGCAAGCTTGCCTGCATATCGGGATGGTGTACTTTATTACAAAAATGAACCGGCTTATTTTAAACAGTGTGCCGGACAATTGCGAGAACAAGGGGTGCGCTTATTAGGAGGGTGTTGCGGAACAACTCCTGATCATATTAAAGCATTAGCTGAAGGATTAAAAGATACGGACCCGATTACAGAAAAAGTGGTAGAAATTCCGCAGCGAGAGAGAGTAATTTTAAAAAGGAAACGAAAAGAAAAATCGCTGGCAGAATTAGCAAAAGAACGACATACCATTATCGTTGAATTAGATGCTCCGAAACATTTAGATATGACAGAATATTATCAAGGAATACGAGCGTTAAAGAAAGCTGGAATCGACGCAGTGACACTTGCCGATAATTCGCTTGCTACACCGCGAATATGTAATGTAGCTGTTGCAACGATTATTAAAGAACAGGGGATCAGACCGTTAGTCCATCTATCTTGCAGAGATCGTAATTTAATTGGCTTACAGTCGCATTTAATGGGATTAGACATTTTAGGAATTCATGAAATTTTAGCTATAACAGGTGATCCAACTAAAATTGGCAGTTTTCCAGGAGCAACTTCTGTTTTTGATGTTAATTCATTTAAGTTAATTGAATTAATTAAAAGAGGAAATAAAGGTATGTCATTTTCCGGGGATTCCCTAAGAGAACATACCTCATTTACAGTGGGAGCGGCTTTTAATCCCAACGTGAATCATGTAGAAAAGTCGGTTGCTAGATTGGAGAGAAAGATAGCAAGCGGTGCTGACTATATCATGACACAGCCTGTTTATAGCAAAGAGAAAATAATTGCTTTGAAACAAGCAACTTCACATATAGAGACACCGATTTTTATTGGAATTATGCCATTAACCTCTACAAAGAATGCTGAATTTTTACATCATGAAGTACCGGGGATAAAGCTTACGGATGAAGTTCGCTCTCGTATGAAAGCAGCTAAGGGAAATCGAGAGCAATCAACAAAAGAAAGCATTGCTATTTCGAAAGAGTTACTTGATACAGCTTTTGAACATTTTCACGGGATATATCTTATTACTCCGTTTATGCGCTATGATATGATCGTCGAATTAGTTAACTATATTCATCAAAAAACAAATGCCATGCGAGCGCAAGCAAGCTTATCCTCATATTAA
- the metE gene encoding 5-methyltetrahydropteroyltriglutamate--homocysteine S-methyltransferase — MSKIKSSNLGYPRIGESREWKRALENFWSGVISETELIEKTTEIRLRNLKKQQEKGIDLIQVNDFSLYDHVLDTAITFGIVPKRFNYTGGKVDVHTYFAIARGTDGAVASEMTKWFNTNYHYIVPELNDVTPSLVENRALTFYKEAKDKLGIDGKPVILGPVTFVKLAKGYDPQEFSTIVETFVPLYIQILQELVEAGASWVQIDEPILVTQLSKEEIAVVEKVYEAFAEHVPHAQIILQTYFEKITAYEKIVNLPVKAIGMDFVHGDSLELLKTYGFPKDKVLAAGIIDGRNVWRANLAEKRTILEVVKQLVHHNQLIIQPSCSLLHVPVTKTLEQKLDNVIYDGLSFADEKLDEAVTLAKGLNHGTVSVQADLDQANEAIKQLIETYQSNDEIRKKVAHLTTADAQRSIPFAERIEKQKQRLQLPLLPTTTIGSLPQTPEVRRTRTKWRKGEITDQAYEQFVKEQMKRWIKIQEELDIDVLVHGEFERNDMVEYFGEKLNGFTVTEFGWVQSYGSRCVKPPLIFGDVSWDKPITVKESVYAQSLTERPVKGMLTGPVTILNWSFVHNTTPRYEIMKQIALALQKEIESLEEEGITIIQVDEPALREGLPLDRKKWNEYLTQSSQAFRLATATARADTQIHTHMCYSNFEDIFDCIDDLDADVISIETSRSHGEMVSTFEENTYQKEIGLGVYDIHSPRIPSVDEIKQNIKRALQTIAPNQFWINPDCGLKTRKEDETIAALKVMVQAAKEVRNKQLASQK; from the coding sequence ATGTCAAAAATAAAGAGTTCGAATCTTGGTTATCCGAGAATTGGAGAAAGTCGCGAGTGGAAAAGAGCATTAGAAAATTTTTGGAGTGGAGTTATTTCTGAGACGGAGTTAATTGAAAAAACAACAGAAATCCGGTTACGCAATTTGAAAAAACAGCAGGAAAAAGGAATTGATTTAATTCAGGTAAATGATTTTTCCTTATATGATCATGTTTTAGATACAGCCATTACTTTTGGAATCGTACCGAAACGTTTTAACTATACTGGTGGAAAAGTAGATGTGCACACATACTTTGCTATTGCACGTGGAACAGATGGGGCTGTCGCTTCAGAAATGACGAAATGGTTTAACACAAACTATCATTATATCGTTCCGGAATTAAATGACGTCACACCTTCACTAGTAGAAAATCGAGCTTTAACCTTTTACAAGGAAGCAAAAGATAAACTAGGTATTGACGGAAAACCTGTGATTTTAGGACCTGTAACATTTGTAAAACTGGCAAAGGGGTATGACCCGCAGGAGTTTTCAACGATTGTGGAGACATTTGTACCATTATATATACAGATTTTACAAGAACTTGTCGAAGCGGGGGCATCTTGGGTTCAGATAGATGAGCCAATCTTAGTAACGCAATTATCGAAAGAAGAAATTGCAGTAGTTGAAAAAGTGTATGAGGCTTTTGCTGAACACGTACCTCATGCGCAGATTATTTTACAAACATATTTTGAAAAAATAACTGCCTATGAAAAAATAGTGAATCTTCCAGTAAAAGCGATTGGCATGGATTTTGTTCACGGAGATTCTTTAGAACTATTAAAAACGTATGGATTTCCCAAGGATAAGGTGTTAGCAGCCGGGATTATTGATGGACGTAATGTTTGGCGAGCTAATTTAGCAGAAAAGCGCACCATTTTGGAAGTGGTTAAACAGCTTGTTCATCATAATCAGCTTATCATTCAACCATCTTGTTCGCTCTTGCATGTTCCGGTAACAAAAACATTAGAACAAAAGCTGGATAATGTCATTTATGACGGACTTTCATTTGCTGATGAGAAACTGGATGAAGCAGTTACATTAGCGAAAGGCCTGAATCATGGTACGGTTTCCGTTCAAGCTGATTTAGATCAAGCGAATGAGGCAATTAAACAATTAATAGAGACGTATCAATCCAATGATGAAATAAGGAAAAAAGTAGCTCATTTAACAACTGCCGATGCACAACGATCCATACCATTTGCAGAAAGAATAGAAAAGCAAAAGCAACGTTTGCAATTGCCGTTACTACCGACAACGACAATTGGCAGCTTACCGCAAACGCCTGAAGTAAGAAGAACGCGTACCAAATGGAGAAAAGGCGAGATTACGGATCAAGCGTATGAACAGTTTGTGAAGGAGCAAATGAAACGCTGGATCAAAATTCAGGAAGAACTCGATATCGACGTTCTCGTTCACGGTGAATTTGAGCGTAATGACATGGTTGAATACTTTGGGGAAAAATTGAATGGCTTTACTGTGACAGAGTTTGGCTGGGTGCAGTCGTATGGCTCACGATGTGTTAAACCGCCTTTGATTTTTGGAGATGTGTCTTGGGATAAACCGATAACGGTGAAGGAGAGTGTTTATGCACAGTCGTTAACAGAACGTCCGGTCAAGGGAATGCTAACAGGGCCGGTAACCATTTTAAATTGGTCTTTTGTTCATAATACAACACCACGCTATGAAATTATGAAACAAATTGCTTTAGCATTACAAAAGGAAATAGAGTCTTTAGAGGAAGAGGGTATAACCATTATTCAGGTAGATGAACCAGCTTTACGTGAAGGGTTGCCACTTGATCGAAAAAAGTGGAATGAATATTTAACACAATCGTCACAGGCTTTTCGCCTTGCAACGGCAACCGCTAGAGCCGATACACAAATTCATACACATATGTGCTATTCTAATTTTGAAGATATTTTTGATTGTATCGACGATCTCGATGCAGATGTAATTTCAATTGAAACGTCACGGAGTCATGGTGAAATGGTCTCTACCTTTGAAGAAAATACGTACCAAAAAGAAATTGGTTTAGGTGTTTATGATATTCATAGTCCACGTATTCCATCTGTTGATGAAATCAAACAAAATATTAAGCGTGCATTACAAACGATCGCACCTAACCAATTTTGGATTAACCCAGATTGTGGTTTAAAAACACGAAAAGAAGACGAAACCATAGCCGCTTTAAAAGTTATGGTGCAAGCTGCAAAAGAAGTGCGAAATAAACAGTTGGCCTCTCAAAAGTAA
- a CDS encoding ImmA/IrrE family metallo-endopeptidase, with protein sequence MFFSRTEDYIQRFLLQRNIHKPYDLTIKNIASSLDIPVYYWEYSSECVYVNERCLIFLNSNRSEQKQWQEFGHEIAHFLWHTGRQEFLPPTFIELQEWQANYFSYHLCIPTFMLQRIKTKITPKYVMNLFNVEYEFACKRLEMYRNKWLASI encoded by the coding sequence ATGTTTTTTTCCCGTACAGAAGATTATATTCAGCGGTTTCTCTTACAACGAAACATTCATAAACCATATGATTTAACAATCAAAAATATTGCCTCTTCTCTAGACATTCCTGTTTATTATTGGGAATATAGTAGCGAATGTGTATACGTAAATGAGAGATGTCTTATTTTTCTAAATAGCAATCGTAGTGAACAAAAGCAGTGGCAGGAGTTTGGTCATGAAATTGCTCATTTCCTGTGGCATACAGGAAGACAGGAGTTTTTACCACCTACGTTTATTGAATTACAAGAATGGCAAGCTAATTATTTCAGCTACCACCTATGTATACCTACTTTTATGTTACAACGGATCAAAACGAAAATAACGCCAAAGTATGTGATGAATTTATTTAATGTTGAATACGAGTTTGCTTGTAAGCGTTTAGAAATGTATCGAAATAAATGGCTCGCTTCTATTTAA
- a CDS encoding helix-turn-helix domain-containing protein, whose protein sequence is MFALNVGTRIVQLREANGWSQRELAKRLEVNPSVMNRIESGERPMKDHELNKLANVFYVTSDYLLGRSDNPNLTEEEAFASFRNNPSLERWYKELPNNKEEDLKRLKRIWEAFKEEDQ, encoded by the coding sequence GTGTTTGCTTTGAATGTAGGAACAAGAATTGTTCAATTAAGAGAAGCTAATGGTTGGAGTCAGCGTGAGCTTGCTAAACGTTTAGAGGTAAATCCTAGTGTAATGAATCGGATTGAATCAGGGGAAAGGCCTATGAAGGACCACGAGTTAAATAAGCTTGCTAATGTCTTCTATGTTACATCTGATTATTTACTTGGACGGTCTGATAATCCTAATTTAACTGAAGAAGAAGCGTTTGCATCTTTTCGTAATAATCCTTCATTAGAAAGATGGTACAAAGAATTGCCAAACAATAAAGAAGAAGATCTTAAACGATTAAAACGGATTTGGGAAGCTTTTAAAGAAGAAGACCAATAA
- a CDS encoding LuxR C-terminal-related transcriptional regulator — MNKEQIERAIKDYNWMIREIKRQRQMLEKDIGTKVVSASGVEATLPKSKGVISDPVVKEVIRRDRKSNWLSKLEKKVLFIQERLPAIDEPREVVVLECMLDGMTISAISKHMGLSRKNIYTIKETIVQKMLQFTQSSQ; from the coding sequence ATGAACAAGGAACAAATAGAGAGAGCAATCAAAGATTATAACTGGATGATTAGGGAAATAAAGCGGCAGCGGCAGATGCTCGAGAAAGATATAGGTACTAAAGTGGTGTCCGCTTCAGGAGTTGAGGCTACGTTGCCAAAGTCAAAAGGAGTAATAAGCGACCCAGTGGTAAAAGAGGTTATCCGACGGGATAGAAAAAGTAACTGGTTATCTAAGCTGGAGAAAAAGGTACTATTTATCCAAGAGCGATTACCGGCTATAGATGAACCAAGAGAAGTAGTTGTTTTAGAATGCATGCTAGATGGTATGACAATTAGTGCGATTAGCAAGCATATGGGCTTATCCAGAAAAAATATCTATACGATTAAAGAGACGATCGTACAGAAAATGTTACAGTTTACACAGTCTTCACAGTAG
- a CDS encoding DUF1617 family protein — translation MKIEIINIKLQDCINILDKLPLMGLKSIHRTRLRDRLITEIERVSKEERQLKEEHSNKDEEGNPIINDASYDIKDIEEFQQVMKGFYKEKVIIDGGDSQVYLKSVKQSLEDVEVEWSGKEANDYAYLYDAFIRRRILND, via the coding sequence ATGAAAATAGAAATAATAAATATTAAACTACAAGATTGTATAAACATATTGGATAAGTTGCCGTTAATGGGTTTAAAGTCCATACATCGTACACGCTTACGTGACAGATTGATTACCGAAATTGAGCGCGTCTCAAAAGAAGAAAGACAGCTTAAAGAGGAACACAGTAACAAGGACGAAGAAGGTAATCCAATTATTAACGATGCTAGCTACGACATTAAAGACATTGAAGAATTTCAACAAGTAATGAAAGGATTTTACAAAGAAAAGGTAATCATTGATGGGGGGGATAGTCAAGTTTATTTAAAATCCGTTAAACAATCGCTGGAGGATGTGGAAGTGGAATGGTCGGGTAAAGAAGCTAACGATTACGCTTATCTGTATGATGCATTTATACGAAGGAGGATTCTGAATGATTGA
- a CDS encoding glycosyl hydrolase family 28-related protein, which translates to MLNKNLMVANVLDYGAMGNGVTDDTNAFNEAVNYLRSNGGGVLFIPLNNNSHYLLNDSVRLYDNIVVDSDGATIIKSQSSLNYYTFITLSENKQGYGSGGECITIRNLKFKGSFENKVSVNITLHHAKNVLIENCIFDEAIIGGHAIDLGGCSDVEIINCTFKGMFVQEGREYAEAIQIDHSTAEGVGIDNPDSYDGIGCKNISVRACSFLPIEAKKTSYPAPNPLGSHSRVGNIMHRNIRFNDNYVEDSVSLPVGTPYAAGWLHFYHTNGIEIKGNSFINNKSTSARVLGVYSALTTISTDDLPNPNPEKISYTPKMCKNIVFKNNFIQGFNNKFVGRIIYLQGRNVENVDCFIRNVRINSNEFIDCYDYQTTDVDSSSNIVFADRVRELSIFNNYCNSLRRLLQAYSCVNLSINENKVIKANYIALHLTDCSVVNVSQNYFDEFRVCMYIRGIERIKLLGNSLVGEKGDISAQYGSCITISKSSNLIIKNNDLLGNTNRLLGVFIYGASIRGIVKDNLVRGYRQGIVISSDSSGIKNDIY; encoded by the coding sequence ATGCTAAATAAGAATTTAATGGTTGCAAATGTGTTAGATTATGGAGCTATGGGGAACGGGGTAACTGACGATACTAATGCTTTTAATGAAGCGGTAAATTATTTACGAAGTAATGGTGGAGGAGTGCTATTTATACCCCTAAACAACAATTCACATTACCTATTAAATGATAGTGTTAGACTTTATGACAATATTGTAGTTGATTCAGACGGAGCAACAATAATAAAAAGTCAAAGCAGTTTAAACTATTATACTTTTATAACTTTAAGTGAGAATAAACAAGGTTATGGTAGTGGTGGAGAATGTATTACAATCCGAAATTTAAAATTTAAAGGAAGCTTTGAAAATAAGGTTAGTGTAAATATAACACTACATCACGCTAAAAATGTTTTAATAGAAAATTGTATTTTTGATGAAGCGATAATAGGAGGGCATGCAATTGATTTAGGAGGTTGTTCTGATGTGGAAATTATAAACTGTACTTTTAAAGGAATGTTTGTTCAAGAAGGTAGGGAGTACGCGGAAGCCATACAGATAGACCATAGTACTGCGGAAGGTGTAGGTATAGATAATCCAGATAGCTACGATGGAATTGGATGTAAAAATATATCAGTTAGAGCATGTAGTTTCTTACCAATAGAGGCTAAAAAAACTTCATACCCTGCACCCAATCCTTTAGGGTCACATTCTAGAGTTGGAAATATTATGCATAGAAATATAAGATTCAATGATAACTACGTGGAAGATAGTGTGTCACTTCCGGTAGGGACACCTTATGCTGCTGGCTGGCTACATTTTTATCATACTAATGGGATAGAAATTAAAGGAAATTCATTTATAAATAATAAATCTACTAGCGCAAGAGTGTTAGGTGTTTATTCAGCACTTACTACAATCTCTACAGATGATTTACCAAATCCCAACCCTGAAAAAATATCTTATACTCCCAAAATGTGCAAGAATATAGTTTTTAAAAACAATTTTATACAAGGATTTAATAATAAATTTGTAGGTAGGATCATTTATTTACAAGGAAGAAATGTAGAGAACGTAGACTGTTTTATAAGAAATGTAAGAATTAATTCTAATGAGTTCATAGATTGTTATGATTATCAGACTACAGACGTGGATAGCAGTTCTAATATAGTGTTTGCTGACAGAGTTCGCGAATTAAGTATATTCAACAACTATTGCAACTCTTTAAGGAGATTATTGCAGGCATATTCTTGCGTGAATCTATCAATAAATGAAAATAAAGTTATAAAAGCAAATTATATCGCTCTTCATTTAACAGATTGTTCAGTTGTGAATGTTTCTCAAAATTACTTTGATGAATTCCGTGTTTGTATGTATATTCGGGGGATAGAAAGAATTAAATTGTTAGGTAATTCTCTAGTTGGGGAGAAGGGAGATATTAGTGCTCAGTATGGTTCCTGCATTACTATTTCTAAATCATCAAATTTAATCATTAAAAATAACGATTTACTTGGAAATACAAATAGATTATTAGGTGTTTTTATTTACGGAGCGTCAATAAGGGGAATTGTAAAAGATAATTTAGTTAGAGGTTATAGACAGGGGATTGTAATTAGCTCGGATTCCTCGGGTATAAAGAATGATATATATTAA
- a CDS encoding phage holin, which yields MDKGTIVRTVALAIAWINAGLANYDLQPIPVLQDEAIAYGITFMVSVWTWFKNNYITLKGRQQKEVLERTNLIK from the coding sequence ATGGATAAAGGTACGATAGTTAGAACAGTAGCTTTAGCGATAGCGTGGATCAATGCCGGATTAGCAAATTATGATTTACAGCCGATTCCAGTGTTACAAGATGAAGCTATAGCATATGGAATCACGTTTATGGTTTCTGTTTGGACGTGGTTTAAAAACAATTATATTACGCTTAAGGGAAGGCAACAAAAGGAAGTGCTAGAAAGAACAAATCTTATAAAGTAG
- a CDS encoding N-acetylmuramoyl-L-alanine amidase family protein, which translates to MAKIAIGAGHGMHTSGKRSPEGEREWSFNNKVVSAAINYLNGYANATVIRMDDPTGETDVSLTTRTNAANNANADILISYHHNANTGQWGAWTGTETYYYPGSSTGLALARAIHPSIVGAMGLRDRGIKSANFHMVRESRMPAILIEGGFMDSTIDIVKMRNNSVMDQTGKALANAIAAHLGLQSGGGRNTYTVKAGDTLWGIAQAHNMTVSELKRLNNLSDDTIYPGQVLIVSGTSTNFSKKSTGYVEVLASSLWVYDAPDWDAKYEVVNQGEVFTVKKELEVKGSKMYQLKSGLYITGNSSYIRYFTK; encoded by the coding sequence ATGGCAAAAATAGCTATTGGCGCTGGTCATGGAATGCATACATCAGGAAAAAGAAGCCCAGAAGGAGAAAGGGAATGGTCATTCAATAATAAAGTAGTTTCTGCTGCCATAAATTATCTAAATGGTTATGCAAATGCAACTGTCATTCGAATGGATGATCCAACTGGGGAGACAGATGTATCGTTAACAACCAGAACGAATGCAGCAAATAATGCAAATGCCGATATTTTGATATCTTATCATCATAATGCAAATACAGGGCAGTGGGGGGCGTGGACGGGCACAGAGACGTATTATTATCCGGGTTCGTCTACTGGTTTAGCTTTAGCAAGAGCTATTCACCCGAGTATTGTTGGAGCTATGGGTTTACGAGATAGAGGAATTAAATCAGCGAACTTTCATATGGTGCGTGAGTCCAGAATGCCTGCAATTTTAATTGAAGGAGGCTTTATGGATTCTACCATTGATATAGTGAAAATGCGTAATAATTCAGTTATGGATCAGACTGGGAAAGCATTGGCAAATGCAATAGCCGCTCATTTGGGATTGCAGTCTGGGGGTGGAAGAAACACGTATACAGTTAAAGCTGGAGACACGTTATGGGGGATTGCTCAAGCGCATAACATGACCGTTAGTGAATTAAAGCGGTTAAATAATCTTTCAGATGACACGATTTATCCAGGGCAGGTACTGATCGTCAGTGGGACTTCTACAAATTTTTCCAAAAAAAGCACAGGCTATGTAGAAGTACTTGCTTCAAGTCTTTGGGTATATGATGCTCCTGATTGGGATGCGAAATATGAAGTTGTGAACCAAGGCGAAGTATTTACAGTGAAAAAAGAATTAGAAGTAAAAGGATCTAAAATGTACCAATTAAAATCTGGTTTATATATTACAGGAAATTCAAGTTATATAAGATATTTTACAAAATAA